The DNA sequence TAAAATAATTATTTGTTAAATACAAATATAATATTTTTAACAGTACTATTCTGAAAATAATAACTTATGTTGAAATATTTTATTCATTTTCAAATCTAAACAATTATAATTAAGATTCAGTTACACTCTGAACTTTTTTTTGTTCTAATTTATTTGGTGTCAAACCACAGTTTTGTTGTAAGCAAATCCTTTCCTTGAGCAGCAACTGCTGCCTGATAACTGGTCCCGTTCAGCGATTGTTCTGTACCCGGATAAAAGAAACGAGAAGGCAGTTGCCCGTCTAAAACAGTAGCCGGACCCGCTGTCAGTGCCGGATAGTCGAGTCTCCTCCACTCTGCAAAGGCATCCAGACCTTGTCCAAAAAAGGCAATCCACTTTTGTGTGCCTATTGATTTGGCGTAATTAGCGGCATCGTATTTTACGATCGGCTGATCCAAATAATCTGAAATAATGGTTGCATTGGTAATCCCAAATTGGTTGAATGATGCCGTAATCGCACTTTTATAAAGCTGTTCTGCGTCTCCGGCAATGTAACCACGTGCAGCCGCTTCAGAAAGATTAAACAGGACTTCAGAATAAGAAACCAGTATAGCGGGTGATGCCGAGGTTAGGAAATACGAGCCCGGTTTTGATGTTTTAGCAAAACCCTGACTGTTGGCATCACTGTTTGATAATCCGTTAGCGCCTCCAACGTACTTACCTACACTCGCATCTGATGGTAACTGAGCATACACAGGCAAACGTGGATCGGACAATTCCTTTAACTTATCTACTACGGTCTTTGAGATACGAAAATCATCACGTGTTTCAAACCATGCCGATGCCGGATTTTGTTGTGGCGAACTGGTGTAAACAAACTGAAAGATCTCACTATTGCTGCTAATTAGTCCCGCAGCATCAGTTGTTGCTTCAATTGCGGCTTGTTTAGCCAAAGCAGGTTCTCTGTCTGATATTCTCAAGGCGATACGCAAACGAAGAGAATTGACCAGTTTTTTCCATTTTGCGATATTGCCTTTATAAGCCAAATCACCCGTTACTGTTCCGTTTGTTGTAGCCAATAAGGACTGAGCACGTTTTAAATCTTCAAGCAATCCGGTATAGACTTCTTTTTGAGTATTGTATGCCGGTGTTACTTTTAGGCCTGCTTCTTTATAAGGAATGCTTCCGTAAGCATCAGTCAGTAATAAAAAGGTCCAGGAACGTAAGGTCAGTGCGATTCCTTTATAATTTGAATTGGCCTGCTGATCCGGAAAATTCAGAATCGTATTCAAATCTGTAATTAAAGTAGAGTAACCGGCATTCCACAAATAAGTAAAAGAATTGTTCGACACATCATATCGGTCGGGTTCGGTATATTGAACTTTAGCCCAATGTTGTACAAATAACAAAGACGAATTAAAGTTGTTGTCTGAGCCCCAGTATAAGTCGGCACCTTGTTTTAATGTTCCTGTTAAAAGGAAGGGTGCCAATGGTGTCTCTGTCGCATTTGGATTTTTATTAATATCATCCAAAGTATCACTGCAGGAGGTTAATGCCAATGCAGATAGAAGTATATAGGATAGTTTTTTTAACATGATTCGGTATTTTTAAAATTTAAGATTAACATTAAGGCTAAAACTTCTGGTGGTTGGCAACGATAAACTTTCAAGTCCTTGTGCATTCCCGGTGTTAAAAGCCGATTCAGGATCGATATTTGGTGCATCTTTGTAAATAAAAAACAGATTACGACCTGTAGCAGTAACACTTGCTCCTGCTAATCCAAGTTTTTTAGCCAGCTTCTTATCAAAATTGTAACCGAGTTTTACTTCTCTTAATTTTACAAAAGTCGAACTGTAAACATAGGCTTCGCTGATATTGTAAGAGGCTTTATAATATTCCTGCGCACTAATCACCTGAGTATTGCGAGTTCCATTGGCATAAACACCATTAAAAATAACACCATCATCATATACCGGTAGCCCGTTTGGAGCAGTTCCACCTGTTAATAAGGTTTTTGTATTGCCTGAATAATAGTAATTTAATCCACCGTTGGCAGCATCACGACCTGGAAGGGTTTGCGCCAGTACACCCGTATAATTTCCTGTTCTGTTCGTTCCTGAAAAAATCTCGCCACCTACACTGGCATCAACAAGAAAGGACAATTCGAGGTTTTTGTAGGTCAATGTATTTGTAATACCCGCCAAATAGTCTGGGGTATAATTCCCTAATACTCTCTTTTGAGGATCAGCTTTTGGCAATCCGTTTGCGCCTACTACTATATTTCCGTTTGCGTCACGTTGGTAAGCTGTACCATAAAGTGCTCCATAAGCTTGTCCAACCGATGCCAATACGTCAACACCTCCTGAAGAGCCGATAGTGTAGTTTTTAATCTTTCCTTCATAATCCAAAACTTCTACTTTGCTTTTATTGGTTGAATAATTTAAACCAATATTCCATTTGAAATTTTCACTTTGAATGGGAGTTCCGTCCAATTGAATTTCTAAACCACGGTTGTTTATTTTACCTGCATTGATTAATTGTGAATTATATCCACTGGCAGCTGTTGTTTTGATCTCCAGAATCTGATCAAAACTATTGGTGTTGTAATAAGCAACATCCAGGTGTAGTCTGTTTTTCCAGAAAGAAGATTCTATCCCCAATTCGGTGGAGCGGGTTGTTTCGGGTTTCAGGTCTTCATTAAGTTTCTTTTGTGAGGAAGTTTGAATTGGATTTCCATCAAATGCACTTTGAAAATTGTAAACAGTAGCCAATTGATAAGGATCAGCATCATTCCCTACTTCCGACCAACCTGCACGCAACTTTAAGAAGTCAAGCGTATTACTTTTCAAATTCAGGGCTTCGGA is a window from the Flavobacterium cupriresistens genome containing:
- a CDS encoding SusD/RagB family nutrient-binding outer membrane lipoprotein yields the protein MLKKLSYILLSALALTSCSDTLDDINKNPNATETPLAPFLLTGTLKQGADLYWGSDNNFNSSLLFVQHWAKVQYTEPDRYDVSNNSFTYLWNAGYSTLITDLNTILNFPDQQANSNYKGIALTLRSWTFLLLTDAYGSIPYKEAGLKVTPAYNTQKEVYTGLLEDLKRAQSLLATTNGTVTGDLAYKGNIAKWKKLVNSLRLRIALRISDREPALAKQAAIEATTDAAGLISSNSEIFQFVYTSSPQQNPASAWFETRDDFRISKTVVDKLKELSDPRLPVYAQLPSDASVGKYVGGANGLSNSDANSQGFAKTSKPGSYFLTSASPAILVSYSEVLFNLSEAAARGYIAGDAEQLYKSAITASFNQFGITNATIISDYLDQPIVKYDAANYAKSIGTQKWIAFFGQGLDAFAEWRRLDYPALTAGPATVLDGQLPSRFFYPGTEQSLNGTSYQAAVAAQGKDLLTTKLWFDTK